CAGAGCAGACTGGGCGACTGCGGtgcctttttttccattttaacagtttttattcattatcaggaaaagcataaaaaagcagacaaacaagagagaaaaacccCAAAGGAAATACATTAAAGTCATTATATACCTGTGCAAATACACATATgggggaaaaggaaaagaaaaaaaagaaaaagtaaataaatatgcGGTGCCTTTAACACAGACGATGACGTTTACGCGTGCTCGTACGCCATTGGCTCTGGGACTTCCGGGTCgcattttgtttttgatgcagACTCGAGCATGGCCGTGGAGCTCTGGAACAGAGTCAACGTCCCTTTTCCCAGCGCCGTGTCCGCTGTCCGTGTGCCCTTCACCGCACAGACAGGTACGAGCCGCAGCGCGGTCACTGACGTGCTGTGTGCGAAATAACACGCCGCGTGCGACCCACGTGGGAGAGCCAGGACTCGGCGCCGCGTGGCTGTGAggtgacgatgatgatgacggtgtttgtgtttgtgcagctgCAGACGTTGAAACGCTGCTGACGGAGAGCGAAAATGTGCTGAAGCTGGTCCGCAGTGAGATCCTTCAGACGGAGGTCAGGCTGCTGTACGAGCTGCTGTACGTCCTGAACAACAGCTACCAGGGCAACAAGACGTTCAAGGCACTGAAGCAGGTGAGTGCTGTCTCCAGGGCAACCGTGGGTGTGTTCATCCCGAGCTGAGGGCAACTCGGAGCGCGCCCACCTGAGCTCCGAGTCACGTACAGGTGTACACGACAACAtgttcctcctcctgctgtgcCTGAACCAGCTGTCTGCAGCTACCTGTTCCTCATCCATGCAGTCAGagccggtgttctgacaaaccatcctactttggcaaaacgtcctaccataagtagtttatgcacatttctgctgtcacagagtaattccagcacaaatttaagtaggtatgacggtttgccacttaacGTTGCCCATCAGAGTGTGCTTGTAGCTCATATGCATACAGCCAGGAtggtttgccacttcattttacccgttaaagtatgcttgtaggtaacattcacaaaggtagcatggttcGGTACTTAATTTTACCCGTCAGAGTATGTGTGTAGCTGTTATTAACAAAGGTAGAATGATTTGCCACTGAATTTTAGCTATTAAAGTATGCTTCTAGCTGAGATGAACAAAAGTAGGACGATTTGCCACTAAATTTTAGCAGTttaagtatgcttgtaggtgacattcacaaaggtaggatggtttggcaGTTAATGTTACCCGTCAGAGTATTTTTCTAGctaatattcacaaaggtaggacggtTCGCCACTTAATTTCGTGTTGAAACAACaggtaggatggtttggcaGGTAgaatggattcccagaacaccggaGCCTGTCGTTCACAGTAGGGATGGATGATGCCACGTTTGTATGTCCGATACTGATATCATagatttggatatctgccgataccgatatgactCCGGTATGGTCTACTTTTAGTCAATAAAAccgttttttaaaatgtcatattaaaataaaaaaagcaaaaaaccgACAAAGTTCTTCTATTATACTTGTAAGCAGCCAAAATACTGCTCAGCTCAGCtgatctttttatttaaagcttTGAAACAAACGTCATCACCAGTATTCAAAAACATTACAAATTACAACTTTAGATCTAAGTATTTAAAGTAATATTCAAAACGCAGTTTTATGCAAAGTTCTGAAAAACACATGAAGCCCAATATCATCACAAAATAATGTTGTGATGATATTGGGCTTGATTGATAGATTATGCCTTTAATGAAACGTTGGTTTGGCAGCACGTAGGGAGGCTCACAGTGCTCCtttaagtgccaaaaactgacaTTTTCCACAAcagaaattcaattcagttcagctttatttatacagcgccagtCGCCTcagggcgctttatattgtaaggtagatcctacaataatacatacagagaaaaccccaacattcatatgaccccctatgagcaagcactttggcaacagtgggaaggaaaaactcccttttaacaggaagaaacctccagctcagggaggggcggggccatctgctgtgattggttggggagagagaaggaagacaggataaagagacagagattaataacacgTGTGATGGTCGCTCATCGAGAACGACAAATTCAGCAGTTTTCTCTGTTATCAGCTTTGCTTTGTTGCTTTCTGGACGGAGTTTCTCGCGACTctgaatgttttccaaaagcgtTTGTTGATACTTTTCTGCTTCGCGTTGGAGGCCTGGATAAACTCTGTGTACTCCTTTCTTTGGTATTTCTGTGAGTGTTTAATCATGTTTGTGGTGTTAAAGTTCCCAACACTGCTACCAcatcttccttttttcttctttcagtctGAAGTAACTCCACGCCGCCCACAGGTCTCGCACACGACgaccgctctatcacgtgacacaTACTGCTCCGACATGCTAAGGTCACGGCCTCGGTTATGCCGTGTCGCAAGCTTCATGAGGCacttttgtaatatttaaaggaTCGggctacatttttatttctcctgATATCTGATCAagtaatttaggtcaggatCAGACCGATGCTGTATGTGGGATCGATGCATCCTCAGTTCACAGAGGTTAGAAACACCCTGATCCAGGTTCAGCCTCAGACTGTTGTTACATGTAACATCACAGACATGGAAATCATGATTAACAGGATGAAaggctgtgtgtttgtgactcTGGGGACAATGAAACAGCTGTAATCAGACTGGGTCTGTGGGACGTTCGGTTGCTGTGTCGTCCACACTGATGGACACCTGTCTGTCACAGCAGGAGATGATGTAAATGTCTGAGTGCAGGTCAGAGGGAGTTTCTCTTGTGCAGAGGTCTGATTGTATTCTGACCACACTTCATGCTGAAATATGTATGGAAATCCAGCCGCTGTGGCGATCCCCTGGGAAGTacgggagcagctgaaagtaccCGACTACAGTAACGTCTGTGGAAGTGGCTGACAGCCTGACAGCTCCCTAAATGTCTCCAGAGTCACAGCATCAGAAAGACCTCCACCATAATTTATCAGTGGGCCTCCACAGACTGCTGTTTGTCCTTCACTGATCGATGTCCTCAGACAAGTTTTAAtacaaagataacctgagtgaaaataaactgcagtttttaatgCTGATTGTATTTATTAAGGGGAACGAGGTACCCGCTGCCTAAAACTCATACATGGCTGTGCCCAGGCAGCAGGACCGCAGTCCACACTTTGTGATGTGTTGATGGTGAGTGTTTCACGTCTCTGTGGAGGAACTTCGTCCCACTCTGCTTCACTGAATAGTTGTAATTCAGACACTTTGGAAGCTTTTCCAGTATGAGCGCCTGTTTAAGGTCACCTCAGTCTGATTAAGTCCACACTTTGACTCGGACGCTCCAGAACCTTCATTTTGTCTTTAGAGCCAATCAGAGGTGGACCTGCTGCTGTGTTTCTGGTCATTGTGCTGCTGCGTGACTGCCGGGCccacattctccttcaggactTTTTGGTAGAGACCAGCTCAGACCATCACACTCCCACCGCCGTGTCCGactgctgctgtgatgttctctTTATGTTTAATGCAGGTGCAATGGGACTCAAACCTCACAACGTTCAGCTTTTGTCTCGTCAGGCCGCAGGATGTTCTCCCAGAAGTCTCGGAGATCATCCAGATGTTTTCACTAGCCCGGTGTTCTGGCCTTAGTCACCTAGCAGACTAACCTACATGTTCCTTCCTTCAAAGGTGGAGCAGTGTGTGAACAGGCTGAAGAACATGAAGCTCGATGCTGCTCTTCAGGAACTGTCAGATCTGTGTCCGAACAGGATCCAGAGGTAGGTCTGTGGCTcgctgtgatgtgtgtgtgacgtgCAGAGCAGGTCTTCATCGTGAACCTTCACTGCTGTGACCAGGTCGCATTCATGAACCAGTCCTTGGGAAGCGGCTCCCTCCAAGCTTTTATTTACTGAGTGCACAATGAAAATGTGTGTAGCCCGACTTTATTCCCACagtagaccaggggtgggcaactacATGAATGAAGTCCTCTCAGCATGCAGACGGACGTCTTTATAGAAGATAAGACGGAGATTCAAACGGTGAAATTCTGTGTGGATGTCAGTTTCTGCCACAGTCtgcagtggtgtgtgtgtgtgttttaggcaGCTGAGCATCAAGGACGGTCAGTGTTTTGTTCCCAGTCAGCCCACGCTGGAGTGGATCTGTCTCAAAGTGCTGGGGGCCGCTCGGCTGATGAGCTGCACGCTGAGTCGCTGCAGCAGAGCTTTCACGTATCCTTCTGTGAGGCCGTTCTGTTCTCAGACTCGGCATCGATCTCCGTGTGAACGACGTGCGGATGTCTTCATCTGAACCAAGTCTGACTTTCGTGCCCTCTGCGTGTCGCCTCACAGGTTTCCCCTTaacagctgcttgtttcagaCTCTCAAAGCAGCAGATGAAGTGGGAGGAGTTTGTCATCCTGAACATGGTGATAACCAGCATGATCAGCCGCCTGTGGTCAGCACGTTTTCTGCAGCATACGTGCatttagagagagagagcactaTGTCTGCAGAAAGTGTGAACACGTTGTATTTTGTGCGTTCTCAGGGTGATTTTCCGTGGCGTGCTGCTCGCCCTGTCCGGCCTCTACCGGCAGCTCCTGGAGCTTCTCAGAGACGTAGCCCGGGTCCAGCCCATGCCCTTCCTCACAGACTTCTCCCTGCCAGCTGATCTGGCTCAGTTCCTCGGTCCCTCTGAtgttttgttattgaccaagcATGCGGCGCACAGCAGAGCGCGGCAGGAAAAGAAGCAGCCGGCGAAGAAACTTCCAGCTGAAGCCAAGAAGACCTGCATGCAGAAAAGAAAGCTCAAAGAAGACCTCGGCGTTGCAGTTAAAAGAGGTATTCTGCATTCATGTGCTGTTTTTCCCAAAGAAAACATGACCTCAGTGAATCGTGAACATCCCCACTCACGTCCCTGATATTTCTCCAGGCGTCGGCCTCGGAGCAGACAGGAAGTCTTTTTTCAAGCTCTGCAGGACTTTCACAGAGGTACGTGAGCAAGCACGTGACTCGTTTCTACTTTTACTGTTTCTAATGTTCACGTATTTACTTCCTCTTCTTGCTACTCGAGGGCAAGTCGACGCCCAAACAAACGTGCAGAGCTGACAGGAGACACGAGTTCCAGAAACAGGTGAGAGAAGCTGCTTCTTTCTCACACATGGAGATCCGTGTGGACGAGATGATTCGCTGGTGCAAATCCCAGAGGATGGGAAAGGAAAAACGCCTTTTAACCTTCCTGCATTTAAAGTGCCGGCAGATGAAATACCTGGAGGCAGCGGGCTACAAGTAAGAGCGACACTTTCTCAGGAAGTCTTCCTTTAGCGTTCTGCAGAGGTGCTCATGTTCTCTCTTCTCGTCCTTCAGCGTCCAGAGGAAGCTGCAAACCTTCAAAAAGGAAGCTTGCTGGGCTTCATCTCCAGAAGGATCAGCGCCAAAGACCTTACGTTCGCTCGCCTCGAGGAGGAGAAGTGTCCACGGGAGAATTCGTTTTCATTCTCTCAGAAGGCGGTTTATGATGAGAGGCGGCGTAAAAAGGAAAGAGCAGGCGGGACGACAGACACGAGCTCGACTTGGCGGGGACGACCAGAGAAGCAGGACCGCACGAGAGGCGACGCGTCGGAGCACAGACTCTGACACTCACGATGACATCGATGACATTTTTGCCTCTGCAGGTCTGTGAAGCCTGAAAGCACCGATTTAACGTCACAGACAGACGAACAGTCTGAGCAGTCGGCGTTTTTAATCACTGTGCTCgccatgtttaatgtttttctcaatAAGCTATAAAGCATGGGAACAACTGAAACCCCCCAGACTAAAagattctgtttttaatttgggTATGCATGGAAcacacactcaccagccacttcattaggtacgcCTGTTCCAGCTGCTTGCATACACACGTGTGTAACCGCTGGTTAGCATCAAGATATGCAATAAAGCATCTGTGGATGCACAACACGTCAACGGTTAAAGATCACAGCGAGTGTCGCTGCTGTGGTCCACCCGGGCTGGTTTCCTGAACATGCCTGAAGGATGTTAGCTGCAGTCTCAGAGCAGAGCCACGATGAATTAACCCAACCCAGTATTAGACACCTGATACAGTGAGTGTATGAAATCAAATGtaatagaaaataaattaacTGATGGAGCTGAAATATGACTGTGTGAGTAGAATACTTATTTAATGAGCATGCAGACTGAAGCCTGTGCTTTTGGTTTGAAGCACACTTCAGCTCCTGTCAGTCTTTACTGAAGCATGCATGCAGTGACAGCATGTTTATGTGCTTCTTCTGTCTGAAGTTTTTTCTTCTGCAAAGGAAATGAAAATCCGTTTGTGCAGCTGTGccagtttttaaatcagataacGTTGGAAGTCACGCACTACAGATCTGAACGAGGCTAAGCATTTTACCAGTGTACTTGGCTCCCCCGGTGGACTCGAGGATCAGCGCACCGACAAATTCCAGGCTCGATTCATCTTTGGGAATACGGAATAATTCTTTCATCCTACGGCCCGCGGCCGAAGCAGCGAGAGACGGCTCAGGTGTCAGCAGGAATGAGTCTGTGCTGAAGGCGTCTCAGAGCCTGCAGTGGCTTCTGTTAGCAGACAGACGGGCACCGGTCCTGTTCTGACACCATGCAGGGATCTACTGTAGCAGCTGGCACACAACACTGTGCACCGAATTAGGAGCTaaaaggtttgttttgttacagccaCTATGTTTCATCATCACCTGCCAAAGAAGATGGAGTTGTCCCATCTGCACCAACGCTGCAGCTTTTATCTCCGTCAGAGCTTCACTGGGCTGAGCTACAGTCTCACATCAAACTGCCAGATCTATTTGAGCACAATACTTAACTTTCTGGGTTTGTCAAGGTCcactcttttatttttcacacccTGGAGGTGAGGAAGAGGTGCAGGAGTAAAATCTTAAAGGTCTGCATCATGCATGAGCACAGAAACTGAGCTGAGGCACAAGGTTAGTCTTGATTCAACTTGTCtcatttatcatttaaataaaaagtaatacTTCTGTAACATTAGGGAATTTTTTCCTGTTCACCAAAAACACCACACAGGCCTGCTGTTCAAATGGACTTCTTAAATGTAATATCAATAACCTTGGACTAATGCTGTGTATATCACAATAAAGacaaatgttaataaaaaataaaaaaaaacaacctacgTCAGTTAGGTCTGTGAGTATTTTGTAGCATTTCTTTGCACTTTTGCCTTTTTACTGAGCAGTCCCCGATCACGAGCGCTCCTCTACAGCTGACGGTCTTCAGTTCTCCCTGCAGACGTGTCTTTGTGCCGGCGAGTAACGTTCACTTTGGTCTTCTGGAGGTCTGTCTACATCAGGAGTGACACATGTTTGAGGTCTTTGTCACATTGGAAGAAAAAGCCACGACTCAGACACAGTTTTGCTGCCGAGTGTTTTCTCCATGATTCTTTCTCCTTGACGAGATTCCCAGTTCCAGATGTGCAGTACTCCCACTGCCGAGTTTCACTGTGGGGACAGTTTTCTTTGGACTCCTTCCTTTTTTGTCGAGACATAAGCACCGTCTCTAGTTtcatctcatctgaccagagcttGTGCTTTAAGTCTACTTAATCTTTTTCCAgacttctttctgtttctcGGGTCTAAActggtttctttggtttttGGTGTGACGGCTCAAACCCTCGCTGAGGCTAAACTGGGAGATGAGCCTCAGTTTAGACTtgattttacagttttgagcGATTCTGTGATTGAGTGCAAAGATCAAAAGTCTGGAGTGAAGTTTTTCACCTACATGTTAGCTGGTTACAGCTACACTCAGTATGCATGTGAAGGCttaacatcaaaataaacagcagaggCAGCACAAACCTGGAGTCTGGGTCTGTAAACACATGAATATCCCATTAAGATCAAACAGACTGTGCATGTGTAGCTTTCATGGTTTACAAAGTGTTGCTGTGATAAGATGAATTTATATTTCCAGGTCTTCATTCACCTTAACTTAGACACAGCCCTTCCATTGTCCAGTATTGGCGGACTGTTACCTGAAATAGATCCACTTTTACCATTTTCAGCATCATTATCGGGCGCGGGCAGCGAGGCGTCTGCAGCGTGTGCACCTCGGGTCAGTGTAGCGAGACCTCGCTGTCTGTCTTCTGTCAGCTGGGACGTGTTTAATAGCATAATTGTAAAGAGCTGCTTCTACACGGCTGAGTCGGCGCTGcagataaatatatatttttgtaggTGGTTCTCCAGGGCGGGTATAAAGGTCTGTATTCCCAGTTTACTGTTCTTCAATTTATTTTCCTCACACCTTAATAGCAGAAGAGGAATTGTGCCCATAAATGTTTAAAGGCTCTACTTTTTTATAGCACGGAGCTGTGGGATTGTCAACATTTATACTCTGAGGTGTGTTAAATTAATCACATCATTACCTCCACAGGAGGAACAAAGCTGATGTGGAGTATTGGTGCCATGCACTCCTCAGCGAGGCCTGCAGTGGAACAACGAAGGCAGAAAATCACCCAGACTGGGGAAAAAAGCTCAGAGAAACCATGCAAACTCTAGATTTTAAGGATGTGAGCTCTGAATATAAACAATAATATAATTTGTGTGTATCTcatctttgcttttattttagaaaactgTCTCGTGTATCAGTTTTCTAGGATGAATAGAGAATAAAGAGAAGGATTAAAAAGTGTGAGAGCAGACGTTGGTTTACAAACCTCAGTGAGAACCGGCCCAGAGAGCTCACTGACATTTTATTGCCACCTCCATAAATGCGGTCTGCAAAAGTCCCCGTCGTGCAGTTTCCATCCACTCATTCATTTTCTATACACACTTTTCCAAGAGGCACAGTGCCCATTACACTGCAATAAAAGGTGCACTGCCTCTGCTTTGGCTCGTTCGACTAGACGAGCTTAAGGTCGGCTGCAACATCCGCTTTAACAGGACTGAGTCTCAACATCACACCTGGATTTTATCTTCACAGCATCAGCCatgcatctttaaaaaaatcatcatctCTGTTCTAACAATATGTAGGAAGACATGGCGGTGCTTCTCCTGTGTCTcagaataaaatatttcttctaCGAGAGGAGAGGAGAACTCACATTTTGAGTTTCTGTAAAAGGCAAAAACAGTCCATGTCTGGGACGCTCTCTTTATTCTTACTTTACTTTGGTTAATATTTAGCCAGAGGTCAGGGTTCACTGATAGCAGGTGGTTTTATTGTTACAGAACTGCTGATCTGGCATGTCTGAGCTACAACACTTGTTCTTAATATTATGTCTCAGTGGGTGTTTCTGTGAATCACAGACTGGAGGACCAACAGTGTGTATAAGAAGGGAATGAGCCGACTGGACTCTGTGAGGAACCTCAGGTCCTTCAGTTTGTGCTGCAGAACCTCTGTCCGTCTGTAGCAGCATCAGCAAACTAGTCCACCAAGCTGGAACCTCATTGGTCAGAATCTGGAGGTGTTTGAGTCAGTGAGGGGCAGCAGTTCACTAAACAAACCGTTCTCCATCATGGACAATCACAACTGCTCCGCTCCTCCCTGAAAATTATCCAATCACGCTGCGAGAAAGAGCGGTTCAGGAAGTCCTTCCCACCGTCCTCGGAAACACCTCCTCTTTGTAACAGGTGAACACACCTGTCAGGACACAAGACTCCACAGAAGTCTGTTTCTCATATTTAAAGTGTTAAAGCTATAGAGCTATTTATTTGAGTTTTGCTCTAATATTCACAAGAATTTGCTTTTCCACAATCcgtcttatttttattttatttttttcatgttaaaaatgattttcacattggtttatttaaaattttgcacTACCTCACATCCGTCAGTATGAAGTacttgttgttttcattgtagaTCATACTATTGATAATCTTATTCTTTaagctgctgctgtcactgtACACAACCACCATAGGGTTCGTCTGCTAGCTGTGGGGGTTTCCCTGTAGGgggtttaccttacaatataaagctccttaAGGCTcgtgctgttgtgatttggtggtgtataaatgaaactgaagtGAATTCAGAGTATTGTTTATTTTCCCTGCGGTGTCACGTCACAGAAACCTGGAAGTCTTTAAAAGTTCCCACAACATGTTTTGTGTATTAAGTCCGAGGATTCATAGACAGTAACTGTGCTAGTTTTACACCACTCTGTTACACTgaactgtttttgttattttttttaattattaattaataattcatAATTATTAGTAGTAATCCTGTCCGGTTAGAAATCCAAGTAAACGTTGGCAGTCAGGCGGAGCGCTGATTACGTCACATCCTGCCGTTTGTAGCATGTACTTCCGGAAGGTGGGGCTTTTGTTGCGGGAGCGGTATGTATATGTAGACCAATGCCTCTGTGTTTGCTGTTAACGCGCTCAGCAAGATAGCGGCAGCCTCGGGCAGACAAGCGGATCGTGCTTCGGTAAGGCTCCGGGCAGACCCGGTCAAGCGGAACACTGTGAGTCTGTGACCGGGGCTTTGGGGAGGTTGACGGTACCGCACCTGCTGTAAGGACGGGCGAGCACCCCGCGGGTCCAAAGGCTGTCCTCTCAGCACCCACGGCTGTGAGGACACCGGGACACACACTGGTGACTGATTAGCTGTCTCTGTGGAAGCTAACGCCAGGCACGAGCTGTTTGTTTGGCCGGTCTTAGGTTGGCTTCCAGTGACGGTGTAGCCTCCGTAA
This is a stretch of genomic DNA from Pelmatolapia mariae isolate MD_Pm_ZW linkage group LG16_19, Pm_UMD_F_2, whole genome shotgun sequence. It encodes these proteins:
- the nepro gene encoding nucleolus and neural progenitor protein; this encodes MAVELWNRVNVPFPSAVSAVRVPFTAQTAADVETLLTESENVLKLVRSEILQTEVRLLYELLYVLNNSYQGNKTFKALKQVEQCVNRLKNMKLDAALQELSDLCPNRIQRQLSIKDGQCFVPSQPTLEWICLKVLGAARLMSCTLSRCSRAFTLSKQQMKWEEFVILNMVITSMISRLWVIFRGVLLALSGLYRQLLELLRDVARVQPMPFLTDFSLPADLAQFLGPSDVLLLTKHAAHSRARQEKKQPAKKLPAEAKKTCMQKRKLKEDLGVAVKRGVGLGADRKSFFKLCRTFTEGKSTPKQTCRADRRHEFQKQVREAASFSHMEIRVDEMIRWCKSQRMGKEKRLLTFLHLKCRQMKYLEAAGYNVQRKLQTFKKEACWASSPEGSAPKTLRSLASRRRSVHGRIRFHSLRRRFMMRGGVKRKEQAGRQTRARLGGDDQRSRTAREATRRSTDSDTHDDIDDIFASAGL